DNA from Daucus carota subsp. sativus chromosome 1, DH1 v3.0, whole genome shotgun sequence:
TTCCTCCATGAACAAGAACGGACAGAGGAGGATCGTCAACGCCTAATAGATGCAGCATGTGTCTTTAAATCTGAATTAGTGGCCCGTCTTAAAAATTCTGCCGGCAATCTGAGCACCACTGAAATGAAGATCCTTGCTAGTAACTGCTATGATGTGCTGGAAGTGTTGGGAGATAATTTTACCTCATTTAAGAGTGAAGTTAATAAACTGATTGTCCAACACCAAAAGGTACAATCTGCTGCTAAGGACAAGGAAGCTTGGAATGACTGGGACATGAAGGCTCATTATTTTGAACAAGCGCAGTATTTTTCTAAGGTGAAACAGGAGTTATTATTTGCTGAAGAAAATCTGTCTGAAGCTAAGTCGAAGGTTAATTGTCTGATGGTTAAGAAAGAAGAGATGACAGATGCCTTGCGTATGCTTACAGAGGAGTTGTATGAGGAGGGAGAGAGGGTGAAGTCTATGACACAAGAGAGGGATCGACTAAAACTTACACACTCTGAAATTGAAGTGGAACTCAGGGGATTGAACGCAAAGAAGAATGAGGCTTCTGTGGCATTTGAGACCTATAATGCTGCCAAGGCAGAATTTGAAAGGATGAGTGATCAATTGATGCagttaataaacaaaaaatgagGTGACTGTAATGCTAGAAAAAC
Protein-coding regions in this window:
- the LOC108215655 gene encoding uncharacterized protein LOC108215655, whose translation is MVRKSRKLEQRSEPPNVRRSSRFRQSVVYANDASDSSENEEELPRITAIRKCNSEKKKMSAPAGNKQQLPPLAIGQEMVPEETAETMDGVPVVELPSSPVEEKPKHDRLFLHEQERTEEDRQRLIDAACVFKSELVARLKNSAGNLSTTEMKILASNCYDVLEVLGDNFTSFKSEVNKLIVQHQKVQSAAKDKEAWNDWDMKAHYFEQAQYFSKVKQELLFAEENLSEAKSKVNCLMVKKEEMTDALRMLTEELYEEGERVKSMTQERDRLKLTHSEIEVELRGLNAKKNEASVAFETYNAAKAEFERMSDQLMQLINKK